The region TGGACTATTACGTTTATAACTAAATATATCCTTATTGAAGGAACATTCTTCTAAATCTATTTTTGCACAATTAGAGAATGCTTCTTTACTTTTTTCGATATTTTTTTCAATCAAAAATTCATACCAAGCCTCAGATTCAAAAGACTGCCAAATCATATTCAATCCATTTTTGTAAATGAATTCTTTACTATTATATTTCTTTAGTCTTTCTTGACCTCTCCTATATGATTCTTTTAATTCTTGCAATTTTTTTGGAATTGGTTACAACGGCTTCGGCTATGATTAGTACGGGAATTAAAAAGCGATTAATTTCCGATTAAGCAACTTAGCCAAAACTTTTTATTTTGTTTTAATTTTTTCATTTTAAAAGCTAAATCAAAAGATTTGGCGGACTTTATAAAAATACACTAAACTTTTGATTAAATACCAAACCCCGTATTAATTATAGCCAATGTTAGCAATAGTTATTTTTCAACAACTATTACGATGGTTACTACAAATATCCCTTGAGTTTTTTGATTTAATATTACTCTATGATTTGAGGTTTCAAAAAGTTCACGACCTCCCTTATCTTCAATGTTCATATTTATGAAATTTAAATCAGCCAATTCTTTTCTATAAGTTTTGATTAAATCATCACTTATCACACAAGCAATTTCGTTTTTTTCTGTAATTTGAATTCTATCTCTTTGTCCTTTTACCCAGGTATTATTTTCAGTTTTTTTCCATTCAGGGTTGATTTTCTTTAGATGAATGTTTTTGTCACTTACACTCAATAAAGAGATTATTTCATTTATTTTAATCTCATCATAATCTATCTTTACAGTAGGGATAATATTAATCATTTCAGGGTTTTCTTTTGAATACATAAGTTCAATGTTTTGTCCCTTATAATAATTTGAAATGTCATTGACGTTTTGGTCAACAATAAGTTCTTTTCCTTCTTTAGTGCTAAATTTAATGGTCAATGAGCTACTTCCTCCACCTTTTAATCTCTGAAAAGAAGTTAAATCTATTATCTCACCAGTAACTTTATGTCCAGATTCTTTGATGTTACCTTTTTTTTGGTATGAAAAGTTGATGAAAAAAACAAAATACATTACTAATCCCGGTAATATAAGTAGTGGAGTATATTTATATTTCTTTATTCCTGAGTATTTTGTTTTAACAACATAATCATTCCAGTTTTTAAAATTAAAAATAGCTTGAGCTAGTAAAATTGTAAATATTACTCCTCCTATACCAGCGATTATAAATGGAGATTTGTTATAAATTTCTAAAGGAATTAAGTAATAAAATAGGATAAAAGTTATTATTAATAATATTATCCAAAGTACTTTTATGTTTTTCATATTTTAAATTATTGCTAACGTGTTTGTGTATGAGCAGTAGCGGATTATGTGCGACAGCCTTTCGATTAGCAATATACTTTATTAAAATGAAAAACGGTTTAAGTAATTACCTAAACCGCTATTACTTATACACGTTGTTGGCAGCTGGGCTTTTTTACGTCATTATTCGTGTTCAAAAAATCGCTTGTTCATTGTTGAAATTACATTTTCTATTCCATCTTTTCTCAGCCATTCATATTCTAATGTTGAAAGATTGCCAGCTGTGTAGTGTAATTGCTTTTTGTTGTCTG is a window of Formosa sediminum DNA encoding:
- a CDS encoding DUF3592 domain-containing protein, encoding MKNIKVLWIILLIITFILFYYLIPLEIYNKSPFIIAGIGGVIFTILLAQAIFNFKNWNDYVVKTKYSGIKKYKYTPLLILPGLVMYFVFFINFSYQKKGNIKESGHKVTGEIIDLTSFQRLKGGGSSSLTIKFSTKEGKELIVDQNVNDISNYYKGQNIELMYSKENPEMINIIPTVKIDYDEIKINEIISLLSVSDKNIHLKKINPEWKKTENNTWVKGQRDRIQITEKNEIACVISDDLIKTYRKELADLNFINMNIEDKGGRELFETSNHRVILNQKTQGIFVVTIVIVVEK